Part of the Deinococcota bacterium genome is shown below.
TCAGAGCTCGAGTTCGTGAGTCTGATGACCGCTTCAGCGAGCTCGAGCATGGTGAACTCGCCGGGGTTGCCGGTGTTGACGGGGCCGGTAAAGGCATCGTCCGTGTTCATCAGCCTGACGAGCGCGTCGATGAGGTCGGAGACGTAGCAAAACGAGCGGGTCTGGCTGCCGTCGCCGTAGACGGTGATGGCTTCGCCCCTGAGCGCCTGCACGATGAAGTTGGAGACCACCCGGCCATCGCTGGCCTGCATCCTGGGGCCGTAGGTGTTGAAGATGCGCGCCACCTTGACGCGCAGCTTGTGCTGGCGGTGGTAGTCGAAGAAGAGCGTCTCGGCGCAGCGCTTGCCCTCGTCGTAACCGCTTCTCGGGCCGATGGGGTTGACGTGACCCCAGTAGCTCTCGCTCTGAGGATGGACCGCGGGGTCGCCGTAGACCTCGCTGGTCGAGGCCTGGAGGATCTTGGCGCGCAGCCGCTTGGCCAGCCCCAGCATGTTGATGGCGCCGTGGACGCTCGTCTTGGTGGTCTGCACCGGGTCGTGCTGGTAGTGGATGGGCGAGGCCGGACAGGCCAGGTTATAGATCTCGTCGACCTCGACGTAAAGAGGAAAGGTCACGTCGTGGCGCATCAGCTCGAAGCGGGGATGGTCGAAGAGATGGCGGATATTGTCCTTGCGGCCGGTATAGAAGTTGTCGAGGCATAAGACGTCGTGGCCTTCGTCCAGCAGCCGCTCGCACAAGAACGAGCCCAAGAAGCCCGCGCCGCCGGTTACGAGAATGCGTTTTGTGCTCATATCTGCTCCCAGTTCGATCGTCCCGGTAGTTAGGTCGTCCCAGTGCCGGTTGCCCTCGGCGAGCGCGCCTGGTTGCCGTGCTAGGCATTCGACCATTGGCTGAGGGACGGGTGGTATTCGACAAAGTTACCACATTGCAGGCGTGATTGCAGGCGTGCACGCGCTAGCGGCACCTCGACAGGATCCGCCAAGCCAGCGCCAGCACCGTCGCCAGCCCGCTGCCGAAGAGGGGCGCGAGTGAGCGCCCGCTCGCCCGCGCGTACCTCTCCGCGTTGTCATCCCACCAGGCCCGAGCCAGCGCCCGGATCTGCTCCTCGCCGGCGCTGACGAGCTGGTCGCCGATGCTCACGGCCGTCTCCGCCTCGGAGTGAAGCGCGCTGCCGAAGAGGACGTGCAGCGCGCCGGGAGCCGCCTCCTCGAGCCCCAGTCCGGCGATCTCCTCGAAGGGGCCGACCTGGAGGATCGTCAGGTAACTGTAACTCTCTTCGGGAAAGTTCAGATAAGCCTCCGGGTCCAGGTAACGCGCCAGCACCTGAAGCCGGGTATAGGCCGGGTCGCCGCGGCAACTGGAGTGCGTTTCAAAGGCGAGGTCCAAGCTGCCGAACACCGCCTGCATCTCCGCCAGCAGGCGCGCCTCGAGCCGGCGCTCGAGCACCTCGTCTTGCGCCTCGCCTTCACGCTCGACAGCACTTCTCACGCTGGCCGCGTCGAGGCAGAGCACGCTGCCCTCCAGTTGCGACGCGCGGGGACCGTGGTCGGCCCGCGCTACCGTAAGAAAAGAGATCAGGAGAAAAGAGACCAGGAAAACCAACGTCGCGCGCCACCACACCTTCCGAGTTTATCCTGGCTCCGGCCCAAGCGGTAGAGACGTGACCAAAACCGTGAACCCGGGCCGCCATTTTGGTTATAGTTGGCTTCATGTCTTGCACTACGCCGTATGTCTTGCGCTATGCTGTCAAGACGCCATCATCATGAAGGAGAGTGATCAGCCCGTGCCCCAACAACTCATGCCCACCGTGCAGCGCATCCTCTTGACTTTGGCCGTGCTAGGACTCATCGTCGCGGGCTGTGCGCCCGCGGCGACCGAGGAGCCTGCCGCCCCGCCGCCCGTCGTGACCGAAACCGAGGAGACCTTGCCCGAGGTGCCCGACCTGACGCCTAGAGAGCCCGCGCCAGAAGAGCCTTTAGACGAAGCACCCATCGAAGAAGAACCTGTGGAAGAAGAGCCCGTGGAAGAAGAACCCGTGGAAGAAGAACCTGTTGAAGAAGAGCCTGTTGAAGAAGAGCCTGTTGAAGAAGAGCCCATCGAAGAAGAACCCGTGGAAGAGGGCGTCGTCCCTGCGGATGAGCCTTTTACGCTCGCTGTCAACGCGGGCGGCCCGGAGGTCGTGGCCGGCGGGGTGACCTGGACGGCGGACCAGTTTTTCGAGGGCGGCAGGACGACTTCGAACGAGGTCGTGACCGAGATCGAGGGAACGGACAACGACGAGATCTACTTGAATGCCCGGGTTGCCGACGCCAATTTGGACGGCTTCAGTTACAGCATTCCGGTGCCTACAGCGGGCGTCTACGAAGTGCGGCTGCACTTTGCCGAGCTGTACTTCGGCGCACCCGGGGGCGGCTCGGGTGGTGGCGAGGGTGACCGCGTCTTCAACGTCAGCTTCGAGGGGGGCGCGGTCGAGCTGACCGGCATCGACCTCGTTGCCGAGACCGGTGCCATGAACGCCGTCGTCAAGGCCTTCGAGGTGCCGGTCGAAGACGGTGTCCTCGACATCACCTTCACGGCGAGCGTCAACCGGCCCCTGGTCTCGGCCCTCGAGGTGCTGGGGCCCACTGACATGGGTACCGGCAACTAGACTTTTTCGTTATCACGGTTGTCAAATCACGGTTGTCAACGAGATGGGCGGCTTTTACGGCCGCCCATCTCGTTGGTCCTGCCCCGTTGCCTGGAGCCAGCCTTTAGAGCTGCGGCTCGAGGTCGAAGACCGCCAGTTCCGCCGGGCAGTTGAAGCGGACCGGCAAGACGCTGACCCCCAGGCCGCGCGAGATATAGGTGGGGTTCGGGGTCTCGAACCAACCGTCGACGAAACGCCAGCCGTAGCCCTCCGGGAGGAGCAGCGGCCCAAGGACGGGAAGTTTGACCTGGCCGCCGTGGGTGTGGCCGCACAGGGTCAGGTCTGCCGCTACCGAAACGTCGTACTCGAAAAAGACGATGGGGTTATGAAGGAGCATCAGGCAGGCGCGGTCGCTGGGCCGGTCTCTAAGAACTTGCCTGATACGCTTCCTGGCGTCGTCGATGCCCGCCAGATAGAGGTCGTCGCGCACTTCAGCGCCTTCGTTGACGAGCACCCTCACACCCGCTTGCCGCACCCGCGTTTCGAGGATTTCTAGGTTCGTACCGGGGAAGCGGCCGTAGTCGTGGTTGCCCCAGACGCCCCACACCCCTAGCGGTGCGTGGAGCTCAGCGAGGGCGCGCCCCAGAGGCGCCAGACCGTCCTCGAGGGCGGTATCGACGAAGTCGCCGGTGATGACGATGAGGTCGGGCGACTCGGCCATGGTGGCCGCCACCCAGGCCTCGAGCGAGCCCTCTTTGATGAAGGGCCCGTAGTGAAGGTCGCTGAGCTGAACCACCCGGAGCGGCCGCTTGAGCCCCGGCATGGCGAGGCGGTGACGGCTGATCTCGAAGTGGTAGGTATTGAGGACCGTAGCGCCGCCGACCAGGCCGGCGGCGCCGAGCGCCGCGCCGCCGAGAAACCGTCGCCGCGACAGCCTCGAGTTGTGCCTACTATCCTTCACGGCGCAAGTCTACAACGCCTTTTCGCTTTGGAACGTCGGCGGCCCTGCGCTCTCACCGGCTTTGCGCCAGGGCGGGCTGCCGCTCTGGCAACGCGGCCCGCGACCTCCGCTTAGCTCGAGGGAGGCGCGGCGCGTTCCCGGCGCCTTTTACCGTCCCCATTACCGTCCCTTATTACCGCCTCTCTGCGCCTCCAGGATTGGTTCGGGTGGCCGGCGTGAGAGCTGTCACGCCCCATCCGAAAAGGCCTTGCTAGCCTGAGCTTCGTGTGTGAACGGCCACATCCCGACGAGCACGCTCGAGGCGGTGCTTTATGGCCTCCGTAAGAGCGCAAAGGGATTTGAAAGCAACTTTGTGAGCGACAGGAACTTTATGAGCGACAGGAAGGAGCTTTGTGAGCAACAAGGAGGAGCGCTTTATGGCTAAGGGGAGGGTCGCCCGGGTGAAGGCTGCTTTCAGTACGGGGGCACCGCGCAGGCCGAGGGTTACAGCTGGCTTGCTGACGCTGCTCTGCCTGCTCGTCCTGCTGGCGGCTTGTAACCGCAACGCGCCTCCTGTAGACGAGGACGAGCTTGCCGGCTTGGCCAGCCGGGTGGTGAGCTTCAGCCTCATCGACGCCGAGACCGGCCAGCCGCTTGCCGGTTACGACCCGCTGAAGGACGCTGCCGTGCTCGACTTGGCAGCCCTGCCGACGAGGAAGCTGACCATCCGCGCCAACACCGACCCGCAGACGGTCGGCAGCGTGCGCTTCGGGCTCAACGGCGCCTACAAGACGGCGAACGTGGCGCCCTATCTGCTGGCAGGCGAACGTGTGGCAGGCGAACGTGTGGGAGACCGCCAGCCCTGGACGCCCGCGGTGGGAGACTACCGCCTGACGGCCACACCCTATACCCGCCCCGACACGGTAGGCACCCTGGGCACTGCCTTGAGCATCGCCTTTCGCGTCAGCGACCCTGCCCGGGCGCCCGAGCCGCAGCCTCATGGGGTGACCTTTCCCTTCGACGACCCCGCCGTCTTCTACAGCCCCTACAACTGGCGTGACGGCGGCGGCTTCGCGGAGTCGAATACGCCCGGCGCCTACCTCAAGGCGGGCTTTTCGGGAGCTTCCCTCAAGCTCAACGTGGACGTGTCGCAGCTTGCGGGCGAGGCGGCCGGCAACTACCCCAGCCTGCGCGCGGTGATCGACGGGGTGGCCTCGGATCACAGCCTTGGCGCCGGGCAGACCCAGGTCACGCTGGCGAGCGGACTCAGCGGCGGCGACCACAGCCTCGAGCTGCACTTCGTCAACGTCAGGGACAGGGTGGACCGCTGGTTCACGCCCAAGAACGCGCTGCGCATAGGCGGCTTCGAGCTCGCGAGCGGCGCGCGGCTGAGCCCCGCTCCCCTGCGGCCCAAGCGGCTGCTCGTCTTCGGCGACTCCATCACCGAAGGGCGCCTCATCGGCGACGACGAGACCCACGACGCCACCCTGACCTATATTCAGGGAACGGCCGCCGACCTGGACGCCGAAGTGTCCATCGTCGCCTTTGGCGGTCAGGGCTACCGCGCGGGGGGCATCGGCAACGTGCCCGCCTTTTCGGTCGCCTCCAGCCATTACCTGGCGCAGTCGGACCTGTCACTCCTGCCGCAGCCGGACTACATCCTGATCGCTCACGGCCGCAACGACCTCAAGGAGAGCGACCGCGTGATCGCGGGCGAGGTCAAGGCCACGCTGGACAGGCTGCGGAGCATGGCGCCCGAGGCGGCGCTCTTGGTGATGGTGCCCTTCGCCGGCACCAAGCGCGCGGCCATCACCGGGGGCTTTGAGGGCTATCAGACCAGCGCCGACGCCAAGGCCTATCTGATCGACCTCGGCAGCGAGGGCGAGGCGATTCTCGCCAGCCATAGCCACGACGGCACCCACCCCGACGAGACGGGGCACCGTCTCTTGGCTGGCGCCTTGACCGCGGCGATTCGCGCCAGCATCAGCGCGCCGGCGAGAGCGTTCAACAGCCTCGCCTGGACCGAGAGGAAAGCCTCACCGCGCGGAGTGACGGAGGCGCAGGGAGCGGTGGTGGACGGCCGGCTCTACGTGTTTGGCGGCTACACCTCCTGGTTTCCCTTTTGCACCACCACCGAGGCGAGAGTCTACGACCCCGCCGACGACACCTGGACCAGGCTCGCCGCCATGCCCGAGCCGTGGAGCCACGGCGGCACGGCGGTCGACGGGCGCACCATCTACCTTGCCGGCAGCTACCTGAACGAGCCCAACTGCACCCTGGCCGAAGTGGCCACGACCACCGTCTACAGCTACGACGTGGGCGGCGACCGCTGGCACGACGACCTGCCGCCCCTGCCCCAGCCTCGCGGCTCGGGTGGCTTCGTGCGCTTGGGCCGCAACCTGCATTTTTTTGGGGGCACGGACACGGCTAGAGTGGACAAGGGCGACCACTGGGTGTTATCGCTGGACGATCCCACGGCCTGGACGGCGGCGGCGCCTCTGCCCAACCCGCGCAGCCACATGGGCGCGACGGTCCTGAACGGCAAGATCTACGCGGTCGGTGGTCAGCATAGCTACGAGGAGAAGGCGTCGATGCAGCGCTCGGTCCATGTCTACGATCCTACCAGCGACCTCTGGACGGAGCTGGCGCCCCTGCCCGCGCCTCTGTCGCACACCTCCGCCTCGACCTTCGTGTTGGACGGGCGCATCGTAGTGGCAGGCGGCGAGCGCAGTCATGATAAGCCGGTCGCCGAGGTGCTGGCCTACGACCCGGCCAAAGACGAGTGGAGAGCGCTGAGCCCGCTGCCCGCCGAGCGCCGGGCGGGGGTGGCAGGCGTCGTCGGTGGCAAGGTCGTCTATTCGGGCGGCCACAACTTCTCCGCGCAGACCTACCTGGCTACGCCCGCCGAGTGAAGGGCTGCAGCGGTGGTGTCGCGGCGCGCGGGAGGTCGTGAGCAGTGTGGGCACGGGTTAGAGTTGTTTGCAAAGAGGAATTGGCGGCTTCCTCCCGCCCCCTGCTCGTCGCCTCCTGCTAAGG
Proteins encoded:
- a CDS encoding SDR family oxidoreductase: MSTKRILVTGGAGFLGSFLCERLLDEGHDVLCLDNFYTGRKDNIRHLFDHPRFELMRHDVTFPLYVEVDEIYNLACPASPIHYQHDPVQTTKTSVHGAINMLGLAKRLRAKILQASTSEVYGDPAVHPQSESYWGHVNPIGPRSGYDEGKRCAETLFFDYHRQHKLRVKVARIFNTYGPRMQASDGRVVSNFIVQALRGEAITVYGDGSQTRSFCYVSDLIDALVRLMNTDDAFTGPVNTGNPGEFTMLELAEAVIRLTNSSSEMIFLPLPQDDPRQRRPDITLAKEALGWEPRVKLEEGLTKTIAYFAQTLAKSREGSAEASER
- a CDS encoding malectin codes for the protein MPQQLMPTVQRILLTLAVLGLIVAGCAPAATEEPAAPPPVVTETEETLPEVPDLTPREPAPEEPLDEAPIEEEPVEEEPVEEEPVEEEPVEEEPVEEEPVEEEPIEEEPVEEGVVPADEPFTLAVNAGGPEVVAGGVTWTADQFFEGGRTTSNEVVTEIEGTDNDEIYLNARVADANLDGFSYSIPVPTAGVYEVRLHFAELYFGAPGGGSGGGEGDRVFNVSFEGGAVELTGIDLVAETGAMNAVVKAFEVPVEDGVLDITFTASVNRPLVSALEVLGPTDMGTGN
- a CDS encoding metallophosphoesterase, with protein sequence MKDSRHNSRLSRRRFLGGAALGAAGLVGGATVLNTYHFEISRHRLAMPGLKRPLRVVQLSDLHYGPFIKEGSLEAWVAATMAESPDLIVITGDFVDTALEDGLAPLGRALAELHAPLGVWGVWGNHDYGRFPGTNLEILETRVRQAGVRVLVNEGAEVRDDLYLAGIDDARKRIRQVLRDRPSDRACLMLLHNPIVFFEYDVSVAADLTLCGHTHGGQVKLPVLGPLLLPEGYGWRFVDGWFETPNPTYISRGLGVSVLPVRFNCPAELAVFDLEPQL
- a CDS encoding GDSL-type esterase/lipase family protein produces the protein MLTLLCLLVLLAACNRNAPPVDEDELAGLASRVVSFSLIDAETGQPLAGYDPLKDAAVLDLAALPTRKLTIRANTDPQTVGSVRFGLNGAYKTANVAPYLLAGERVAGERVGDRQPWTPAVGDYRLTATPYTRPDTVGTLGTALSIAFRVSDPARAPEPQPHGVTFPFDDPAVFYSPYNWRDGGGFAESNTPGAYLKAGFSGASLKLNVDVSQLAGEAAGNYPSLRAVIDGVASDHSLGAGQTQVTLASGLSGGDHSLELHFVNVRDRVDRWFTPKNALRIGGFELASGARLSPAPLRPKRLLVFGDSITEGRLIGDDETHDATLTYIQGTAADLDAEVSIVAFGGQGYRAGGIGNVPAFSVASSHYLAQSDLSLLPQPDYILIAHGRNDLKESDRVIAGEVKATLDRLRSMAPEAALLVMVPFAGTKRAAITGGFEGYQTSADAKAYLIDLGSEGEAILASHSHDGTHPDETGHRLLAGALTAAIRASISAPARAFNSLAWTERKASPRGVTEAQGAVVDGRLYVFGGYTSWFPFCTTTEARVYDPADDTWTRLAAMPEPWSHGGTAVDGRTIYLAGSYLNEPNCTLAEVATTTVYSYDVGGDRWHDDLPPLPQPRGSGGFVRLGRNLHFFGGTDTARVDKGDHWVLSLDDPTAWTAAAPLPNPRSHMGATVLNGKIYAVGGQHSYEEKASMQRSVHVYDPTSDLWTELAPLPAPLSHTSASTFVLDGRIVVAGGERSHDKPVAEVLAYDPAKDEWRALSPLPAERRAGVAGVVGGKVVYSGGHNFSAQTYLATPAE